Proteins encoded in a region of the Paramagnetospirillum magneticum AMB-1 genome:
- a CDS encoding AsmA family protein codes for MKKVLIAVGVVVILIIGALVALPALIPAERIQSEIVAGVKSATGRDLSIQGKLSVSAFPSLSVQVGNVALANPPGFTTKDLIRLGAVDVRLKLMPLLGGKVEVDSFVLVDPVIVLETDRQGKGNWVFDSPTAPAPAAAKPADKPADKAASAASTGGLNDIRLGDVRITNGKLIQIDGKTGAKQEVSDINLQVALKSLTDPLSAKGSLVWNAKKIELALGVTSLKALMDGQSSALEVSVASEPVKLGLKGNAKGGAAPGVDGTLELTVPSIRNLAAWAGSPITMAGNGLGPLSINGKLAAGPGQVAFTQAAIAIDAIKAKGDVTVNTSGAKPAIKGRLDVDMLDLNPYLPPEGAPSKGGDGKAAAGSGGAPPAKAQQGWSDDPIDASGLKAADVDFALTCGGILVKKIKVGKSAVKLALHNGKLAADLTELALYQGSGKGRVALDGSQPGVGLDASFQLKGLQAEPFLADAADTDRLSGTGNFDVTVAGQGKTQRQIVSSLNGKGALAFLNGAIKGINLAAMARNVTSAFTGGAKSTEKTDFAELGGTFTIVKGILTNNDLALKSPLLRVEGKGTVDLPQRSVNYRVDPKVVASLEGQGGGNAAGIVVPILVSGPWDNLSYRPDLEALLKQNVQNVGKAVEGLIPGVGGGKSSGSAPTDGLNPMKLFGR; via the coding sequence ATGAAAAAAGTCCTGATCGCCGTTGGCGTCGTGGTCATCCTGATCATCGGCGCCCTTGTGGCCCTGCCGGCGCTGATTCCGGCCGAGCGCATCCAAAGCGAGATCGTCGCCGGGGTGAAAAGCGCCACCGGTCGCGACCTGTCCATCCAGGGCAAGCTCTCCGTGTCGGCCTTTCCCTCCCTCTCGGTCCAGGTCGGCAACGTCGCCCTGGCCAATCCTCCCGGCTTCACCACCAAGGATCTGATCCGCCTGGGGGCCGTGGATGTGCGGCTCAAGCTGATGCCGCTGCTGGGCGGCAAGGTTGAGGTGGACAGCTTCGTCCTGGTTGATCCGGTCATCGTCCTGGAGACAGACCGCCAGGGCAAGGGCAACTGGGTGTTCGACAGCCCGACCGCCCCGGCCCCCGCCGCCGCCAAGCCGGCGGACAAGCCCGCCGACAAGGCCGCGTCCGCCGCCTCCACCGGCGGCCTCAACGACATCCGCCTGGGCGACGTGCGGATCACCAATGGCAAGCTGATCCAGATCGACGGCAAGACCGGCGCCAAGCAGGAGGTGAGCGACATCAACCTCCAGGTGGCGCTGAAAAGCCTGACGGACCCGCTGTCGGCCAAGGGCAGTCTGGTCTGGAACGCCAAGAAGATCGAACTGGCCCTGGGCGTCACCAGCCTGAAGGCGCTGATGGACGGCCAGAGCAGCGCGCTGGAGGTCTCCGTCGCTTCCGAGCCGGTCAAGCTTGGCCTCAAGGGCAATGCCAAGGGCGGTGCCGCTCCGGGCGTGGACGGCACGCTGGAACTCACCGTGCCCTCCATCCGCAACCTCGCCGCCTGGGCCGGCTCGCCCATCACCATGGCCGGCAACGGATTGGGACCGCTATCCATCAACGGCAAGCTGGCCGCCGGACCGGGCCAGGTCGCCTTCACCCAGGCCGCCATCGCCATCGATGCCATCAAGGCCAAGGGTGATGTCACCGTCAATACCAGCGGCGCCAAGCCGGCCATCAAGGGCCGGCTGGACGTGGACATGCTGGACCTCAATCCCTATCTGCCGCCGGAAGGCGCCCCCTCCAAGGGCGGCGACGGCAAGGCGGCGGCGGGCAGCGGCGGGGCACCGCCGGCCAAGGCGCAGCAGGGCTGGAGCGACGATCCCATCGACGCTTCGGGCCTCAAGGCCGCCGACGTGGATTTCGCCCTCACCTGCGGCGGCATCCTGGTCAAGAAGATCAAAGTGGGCAAAAGCGCCGTCAAGCTGGCGCTGCACAACGGCAAGCTGGCCGCCGATCTCACCGAACTGGCCCTCTACCAGGGGTCGGGCAAGGGCCGCGTGGCCCTGGACGGCTCGCAGCCGGGCGTCGGTCTCGACGCCTCGTTCCAGTTGAAGGGCCTGCAGGCCGAACCCTTCCTCGCCGACGCCGCCGATACCGACCGCCTGTCGGGCACCGGCAATTTCGACGTCACCGTGGCGGGTCAGGGCAAGACCCAGCGCCAGATCGTCTCGTCCCTGAACGGCAAGGGGGCGCTGGCATTCCTCAACGGCGCCATCAAGGGCATCAATCTGGCCGCCATGGCGCGCAACGTCACCAGCGCCTTCACCGGCGGCGCCAAGTCCACGGAAAAGACTGACTTTGCCGAGCTGGGCGGGACCTTCACCATCGTCAAGGGCATTCTGACCAACAACGATCTGGCGCTGAAATCGCCGCTGCTGCGCGTCGAGGGCAAGGGCACCGTCGACCTGCCCCAACGCAGCGTCAATTACCGCGTCGATCCCAAGGTGGTCGCCAGCCTGGAAGGCCAGGGCGGCGGCAATGCGGCCGGAATCGTCGTGCCGATCCTGGTCAGCGGTCCCTGGGACAACCTCTCCTACCGCCCCGATCTGGAGGCTCTG